A window of Cytobacillus sp. FSL H8-0458 genomic DNA:
GCTGATATTTCTGCTTTAAAAACCGGAGTATATAATAATGGAAAGACTTCAGGGGCGGAATTAGAAGTTGTAGCAAAGTGTCCTGAGTGTAAAGTCAAAAACAAATTTAATGCAGTACATGTTTTAAATCACTCACAAAATTAAAGAGAAATAAGTTTGTTTTAGAAAACAGATGGATAATATGTTTTATTCTATAGAAAAAGGGTGGTAAAAATAGAAAGATACCAAAGCTTTTACAATATTAATCTCATAGAAAGCACTTTAACTTCAGCACTTACCGATGTAGTTGCAAGTTGTAAAGAAAAAGAAGAAGCCCAATTTGTAGAAGTGCACCAAGTAATTCAACATAATGAAAAGCATTTTACAGCAATAGTTAATATTTATAAAAAGAAGTAAAGTATTGAGCATTCCTTTGGGAGTGCTTTTTCATTTGTCGAAAACATTTACTTTCAAGATACTTCCAAGTGACAGATGTTTGTGATAGGTTTGTCCTTGGGAGGATGATATCAATGAACGTCGAAGAAATTGACATATTCAAAAGCGAAGTTTTGGATATCTACTTGAGCGAACTTTATTCCTTAGCATATAGTGTTAAAAGTGGTTGTGAAGAAATATTTGCCGAAACAAAGGTTCCTGATAATGGATATGCAATACAAGTTTCACCATCAATTCATAATAAAATCAACAATGTTATTATAAGCGCTGCAAACATTAAAAAGTTAATTAATTCACCATTACCAAAACAAAAAAAGGAATCTAGAAAGAGTTTTACAGTCAGGAAGCAGAGAGAATCTTTACTTCAAGAATTATTATCCGGACTAGAATTAAAAGAGATTTATAATACTGATGTTCGCAATAAACTTGAGCACTTTGAAGAATACTTAGATTCTATGGCACTTAAATTAATGGATAATGAATCAGATATTAACAAAGAGTATAATGCTGCGTCTTATAACATGGTATTTTCGCATTGGGATGTTATAAAACCACATGTATATCCAATAAGATTATATATCACTAGTGAAAGAATTTTTTATCACATGAAATGGTCTGTGAGTTTACAAAGTTTATTCGAGGAGGCAAATTTAATAATTGAACGTCTAGGGAAAATAAAGCTAACTCATAATGAGGGTAATCCTGGAGGTCTACTTTTAATTTTTCAAAATAAACAGGATTACTGAGGTGGCGGAATAGCTAGATGCACAGGAAGACTAGGCTGATATCCAACCCTCACTTTTTTAGGGAAAGATGACATCTATTTTTAAAATAGGTGTTTTTATTTTGTCTAAATTTAGATGGGAGAGATGAATAATGGCACAAATAAAAAGGTTATACAGTGAGATCATTGAGGATACACAACAATTAATACAGCATAGTCAGGACAATTTAAAGAAGCTCCAGGAGTTGAAACAGGAAGAGTTGAAGTTGTTGGAGAGTATGCAGGAGTTATTAAGAAAGGGTGAATGAATGTGAGTAATATTACTACAGATGACACGCAGATAGGCACAAAACTTGGGTTAAATGGTAAGCAGATAGAAGTGGCTCAAATCCTTGCTGATCCTAGTGAAACTCGTACTATCAAAGCAATCTGTGAAGATATAGAATTGCCAAGAAGGACTTTTTATAACTGGGTTGGGAAGAAAGAATTTGTAGAATTTGTTAATTCATTAATTGATAAATATACTGATGCTGAACTAGCTGGAGTATGGGGAGCATTAGCAAGGAAAGCCCGTACTGGTGATACTCATGCAATGAAACTGTTTTTCGAATTAAAAGGTAAGTACAAAGAGGTTAAGGAAATTAACCATAATATTGATAATTTAACAGATGAAGATAGAGAACAGCGCATTAAAGAACTAATGAATAAAGTATCTGATCAATAATTCTCTATAAAATGAAGTTTTTATCGTCTACAAAGGTACACCTTTTAGGACTATTAAAAAGTGGAGTTATTCAATGTCTATTTATAATAAAAATAAACCTTTATAAACGTCTATAAAATAATTGACCTTTTTGTACATAGTTGATATGATTATGGTATCAAATGGTAAAGGCGGTTATTAATATGGGTGAAAACTTTGGTTATATTCGCGTAAGTACTAAGGATCAAAACTTAGATAGACAATTTGAAGCTTTAAAACCTTATGTAACTAATCCTGATTATTTGTACCAAGATAAAGCCAGTGGTAAGGATATGGAACGAATAGGCTTTAAGAATATGCTTAAGGCATTGAGAAAAGGCGATACCCTATATATTAAATCAATAGACCGCCTTGGACGTAATAAACAACAAATAAAGGATTATTTAGAACTGTTTAAAAAGAAGGGTATTAGAGTGAAAATGATCGACTTACCAACAACAATGCAGGATATGCCAGAGAATCAAGAATGGGTTATAGACATGATCAATAATATTATTATTGAAGTTTATACATCCATTGCCCAGCAAGAAAGGGAAACCTTACTACAAAGACAATCTGAAGGTATTTCGGCTGCTAAAGCTAAAGGAAAGCATTTGGGTAGACCTGTAATGGAATTACCTAAAGATTGGACTAAATATTATAAGCAATGGAAAGACGGTAAAATCAAAGCAGTTGAATTTATGGATTTAGTAGACATGAAAAAGGCTACATTTTATAAAAAGGTAAAAGAATATGAGAATTCATTGTAAGACGGTCAAATAAGATCGTCTTTTTTCTTTGGTTAAATAGGTAGGTGAAATAATGTCATTAACCACTCGAGAACAATTAGAATTGCAAGCGTTACTTGAATTGAAATACTTGGATAAAGTTAAGCAAGATTATGCTGAATACGTTGAATATACTCATGATGGACTATATCAACATGCTAAACATACAAGATATCTTTGCAGTGTTATTCAAGAAGCATTAGACAAGAAAAAGAAAATGTTAAATGGTGAAATACCAAAACAAAATCAATATATAGCTTTATCTATTCCCCCTCGGCACGGTAAATCAATGACCATAACTGAAACTTTACCTAGTTTTTATCTTGGTCAATTTCCTAATGATCGGGTTATCCTTGCTGGGTACAACACTGATTTTGCAACAAAGTTTGGTAAGAAGAATAAAGACAAGGTTGAACTATATGGTAAGAAGGTATTTGGACGTACTATTAAAAAAGGATCTTCGTCTGCAACTGATTGGGATATAGAAGGACATAGAGGTGGAGTTATTTCACGTGGTATTCTATCTGGTGTAACCG
This region includes:
- a CDS encoding phBC6A51 family helix-turn-helix protein, which translates into the protein MSNITTDDTQIGTKLGLNGKQIEVAQILADPSETRTIKAICEDIELPRRTFYNWVGKKEFVEFVNSLIDKYTDAELAGVWGALARKARTGDTHAMKLFFELKGKYKEVKEINHNIDNLTDEDREQRIKELMNKVSDQ
- a CDS encoding recombinase family protein, producing the protein MGENFGYIRVSTKDQNLDRQFEALKPYVTNPDYLYQDKASGKDMERIGFKNMLKALRKGDTLYIKSIDRLGRNKQQIKDYLELFKKKGIRVKMIDLPTTMQDMPENQEWVIDMINNIIIEVYTSIAQQERETLLQRQSEGISAAKAKGKHLGRPVMELPKDWTKYYKQWKDGKIKAVEFMDLVDMKKATFYKKVKEYENSL